The Acropora palmata chromosome 3, jaAcrPala1.3, whole genome shotgun sequence nucleotide sequence CACCTGTTGGCCAACAGTCGGCCGACAGTTTTTTGGGGGAGCTGTTCTTCACTTTTTCCTGAAATCGATTTCTACCTATGTATTTTCAACCCAAAAATGTTTCTATcactatttttgaaaaatcatcATGACCAACAGTTAACCTTTTTTCAGGTTCCATATCCCAATAATTTGTTGAGAAATGTTGGTCGTTCCAGTGTACCCCCTTGGAACTATATATTTGTGGTTGATGTGGATATGATGTGCAACGAAGACCTTTATCAAAGCTTCTTAAGACTGGCACAACAACTCAACCTCTTTGCTAATAAAAAGGGTAATATAGCTAGCTCCATATTTTTACCACGAGTTTTAATGTTTATCATTCCATGATTTcctgtaaaataaaatttttacaactttgaatgGTTTATTTCAGATAAAAGAGTGTTTATTGTGGCAAGTtttgaaagtaaacaaaaGCTTTTACCCTCATTAACAAAGCAAGAGTTGGTGGATCTATGGAACCATGGAAATGTACAACCATTTTACTATCAAGTATGTTGGAAATGCCAAAGGCATTTAGACTACAACTCTTGGAAAAGGTAAGATTGGGTAGCTTTTCCTGGATGTGGCAAATTCTTTCTTGTTGGAAGTAATTAAGTGCCTTGagtgttttttaaattatCCCATCTTAACGGTAATAAGTGAAGAATAATTCCCATCAGTTGGCCAACAGTCAGGCGACAGTTGGCCAAAGGTTACCGACAGCTGAATATGGGAGCCATTGTTCACTATTGCCATCTtaccagtaataataattattactaataaAGTTGTTTCTATTTAAGGAACTGAACAATACATTTGTGGACAgattatttgttgttgtacAGTTGTTCAATGAAATGCCTCTTGTTAACTCAATAAACTGCTGTGTTAGAAAATGGGGTAGTCAATTTCTAAGATCATTATTTGTTACCTTTTGaaccatttgcaaataatgGTCTTCTTTTTACCTGCATTACAACTTGCATAtcatttttgccttttgtgAAATTAGCATAGTTGTAAGCTTTTACCAATCAAATTTAAGGTCTAATAGAAAAGACGAAACTAGCGATCTGTACTATTTTTTCTTCTAGTTATCATTCTTTAAGCAATGGATTAGAGATTGCTTATTACATTGAGTGGAAGGATCCTTGGGAACCATTTTACATTGCACCAAATCATGTTCCTTTGTACGATGAAAGGTTTAAACAGGTGAGTTTGAAGTTTTAACCAATATTGTTCGACAGAAACTGTTTTCATTGAATTTCTTGCAAGCACCTGTTGGTTGACCAATttcctcctttttttaatgtatCCTTACCTTGCAAGGGCAGTGTTAGCAAACTATGTTTGCCAATGAGTTTAATTTGGCAAGGTGTCAAGCTTTTTGAGGAatcttttgctattgttttcaGTATGGTTTTAATAGAATCAGTCAAGTTTGTGAGACTCACATTGCGGGCTATGACTTTGCTGTCCTTAACAATGCCTTCTTGGTTCATCATGGATTTAAAGTTAAAGAAGGATTCCACTCATCTAAGGATGATGAAAATGCACACAACAGAGAATTGTTCAGGGAATTTAAAAGGGAACTCAAAATACTGAAGTACCCAGAGTCAACAAGACGTTGCTAGAGTTGAGAAGAGTAATGTACGGTGTAAAAAATGTGAACTCTTACATgttacttttttgtttgtttttctcaatgAGCATCTGGCCCTGATggaaaaaatgcataaaaataaacagttgCTCATGTGtcatcttttattttgttgtgacATCTTTGCCAAACAGACTTTTCAAATAACAATTCAGAAACTTGAGGACATTAGACATTAAAGGAACCaacatttttcagattttcattgtttcttaTAGTtgcttaattttattttaatgcttTGATGAGTCTTGTCAACTCCTCCATGCTTTCATTCTCTCGAGACACACAGTGCTGGTCATGACTTTGCTGTCTTAAACAATGCCTGTCTGATTCATAGTGGATTTGGGGTTAAAGAAGGATTCCACTCATCTAAGGATGTTGAAATGCATGCAACAGAGAATTGTTTTGACAAACTGTACTACTAGTTATCATTAGTACAGTTTGTGGGGGTAGAATTTTTTCTCAGGGGTCAAAGAATCTAGTGTGGGTTTTTTGGGTGGTGAAACAAGTCTTGGATCTGGAGTAATACATCTTCTGTGTTCTTGTGTGTGTTCTACACCATCTAGAAAGTCAAGGATATCTGGTGAAATGCTGTTATGAGAAAACATTCGGGCTTGCCCACTTGTGGTTGCAAGAGAAGCCTCACTTTGTCCAAATAAACACCTTTGAACTTCCCTACCACTGGGAAAATCCATTTCTTTCCCCTTGTCATGTCTTGTCACTGTACTGGGAAATGTCGCCTGGAATGATAAAAGTTTCATCGCAAATGTATGCTGTCTCCTCACCAGGGTTTTAAAGAGCTGGCATTGAAGTGCAATCAGTACAAAAGGCTCATCAGCTATTTATATTCTCCATTACATTCAAAGTGAgcagcaatttttttcacagtcAAAAAGTTCAATTCATTACCTGCAGGTCAAAATATTCACTTGATTGTAAGGTTCCTCTTCTTGAATCACGAAATGGGATACTTTGTAGAAATGTATCCTGATGCTTGGAATCTGCACTAGATATAATTTGATGAGAGTTTGATGTACTTTGTCTCTTGCATCCAGCAAGGTGATCAGAGAGGTCTTCCGCCGCTGTTTGAActttctcttcatttgttGCAGTTTTCGTTGACCCTGTATTGTTCTCTtctgagaaaagaaaaccataGTAGGAGATGGAATTTCCTTATCAGGCCTATGAAGTATATTAGATGTAAACAGCAGATTggcaaaattaagaaagctTAGATTTAACAAAATGTAGTACTCCCCATTTGAAATAGATGAGGGAAGTGGACAACAAAAGAGTTTGCAGGGGTCATCTGTTAGTAATGACGTAAACAGGTCTCTGTGAGAAATCAAATCCAGTGACTAGTTGTCATTATCTCTGGGAACTGCTACAGAAATAGtgataaataattttctttaccCACCTAcagattttcttttcagacATCTCTTTTGAAATTCAGATGCAATGCCAGCATTGCTTTCCATCCTTTGGATATGACTACTGACAGAACTTTAAAGAAACATGGTTCATTTGTGacatattgtttattttttgtagcATATGAATTACTCTTATTTTATTCTCCAGCAATATGAGACTGATTAGCATTACCTTTGTTTATACATTTTTCTGAGCTGCCCTTGTACTTCAGCAAGATAGTCTGAATGGAAATCAGTGTTAAAATCAGGTCAAATTGCTCTGAAAAAAATGGAAGTTTTTCCCTGATAAGACAAACCAAGTAGAGTAGCATTATGGGACCTCACCTCTTCCATGAAAAGTTTCTGCAGGCCACAATGCTTCTGTTAAATGTCGTGATATCTCTTGCAATGGTGtctaaaataattgttatccAAAAGCATAATAAATGGCTTTTATTCAGATTATACAAATCCCATAAAGCAAATCTTTTCTTGAGAAAAAAGTGTCTTCTAACCAAAACTGCAACCTTGAATTCCCAGAAAAATGACTTTACATGCCTTAAATGCAAGACCTGCTTCATTGTGAGATCGTAATTTTTGTGGTGTACTCCTCTGATGTggtgtaattttatttttctctggGTTACTGTATCTTCCACTTGAGCTGCAAGAACTGTAAAAATatcaattttattgaagtAATGTTATTCAATAAATAGTAATTTGTATCAATAAAtagtaatttgtttttctcacaataattttacaataattattcctagCAAgttcaaaaatgtaaaatagtTCAACTCTACTACCTGTGACTTCTATGGCTAATTACAGGGCTTGGTGTTCTATGGATGAAAGAAGAAAGACTACTGTTGTTTAACATGAGATACTGTAAAGATAGGTCAAGTAGGTGCTGAAGAATAAACTTACGGATAGTCCATCCTTGCAGAATTATTGCTATAAACTGGAGAATCTAATGAACAAGACAAGAATACCATGACTTATCAACTGCTTGTTATTTATTGACTGCTATTTCAGGAAGAAAATTATCGTGTACCTGGACCACTGGGAAAGCTACATGATGGATGCTGTATTTTGAATGAAGAGCAGTCCAGAACTCTGGCCATATCTCTTTCTGTCTTCATTCTGATATCTTCAAATTTCTGTAAACAAAAACTATGCTTTCTCTAATTTGACTGTAAATACATTTTGATCACAAAGATAGCTGATATGAAACAAACCTTCTTAcacaacttttgctttgaattttctgCAAGGAACAAAAAACATTGACTAAGTCATCgttctattaattttgtttgagaAGTATGGTATTtgctaaaataatattttattaccTCGTGATATTGTGTCTGATCGTTTTGCCTTGTTATAGATACCTAAACttctctggaaaaaaaaagagataaaattgtcaaaatgttGATTTCTTTGGTTGAAATTTGTTAACTAGTAAGcaaatgctttgttttttgtattaataataacatttcaaACTTCCATTTCCTTATAGCCTGAGGAAACTTATTTTTAGTCCATGTGATTCTGCTGAAGGAAATTCAAACCCCAAAATACAAACTATTCAAGAATGAGAGTAATGCCTATTGTATTTACGATTAGTGGATATTAACGGAAAGTAGCCAAATACCTGCGTTATCATTCGAcgtatttttccttttttgtcatTGGCCGAGAGCCACCAGGTGATCGTTAAATGACTGCTCCCAAATTTGCTGCAATATTCTCACTTGCTCATGCGTAATTTTGGAACCACGCTCTTGCGTGAAAATGGGAGATCCATTCCCCGAGCGGTTAGAGGGTTAGTGAGTTAACGTctttagttgatcaaaagaacggtgatcgaatgataaaacaattactgAACTCGGTCatcgcaaaatatcgtgatttttTAGTGTCTCGCAGATCAATCATTTCCCTCAGTCCCTCAGCCTTCGGCTTTGGCACTGAAATAATTGACCTGCTGAATTTCTGCtcgccactgacaaatcactATATTTCTCTCAATCTCGCtgaataataatgttaattatCTACATAAGAAATACCTTTGTTAAAGAACTTACGGTTATTCTGTTCGTGGAAATAATTGCAGCCCTTGAGACTTTTTCTGGCTGCTTTCTGTTACCGTGTTCCTTCTGAATATTTAAGAAAACTCAGAATCGGTATGGTTCATACGTAAGTGGATCAAGAAGCCGTGAAAGAATGAGTAATTTGCCAAGACCAATAGATTTATAATCACATCAGTTCGTTTGAACAGATAGAAACAAGTAACTTACTCCTCTTTCGTGATGTTTGCTTTTAGATCTTGAATtattgcgattacttgttctTTTACTACGGTG carries:
- the LOC141877216 gene encoding beta-1,4-glucuronyltransferase 1-like; its protein translation is MRLGKIPVILFLGLLVVVLVFVNVLLYTTLQWKDKQIKQATTQELPLQQLEFKNLPLDSSGQYKIQRNFLVSKIHQDKGQQDVILVTHCTPNHLHYILDLSVHWKGPISLAVFVPGYDVLWSYDSLLGLYQCDKKFKERVIVHLVYPLSHPPADNELERALKQALSGNRNCHEFIDRLRRSHLSKQNYAIENVPYPNNLLRNVGRSSVPPWNYIFVVDVDMMCNEDLYQSFLRLAQQLNLFANKKDKRVFIVASFESKQKLLPSLTKQELVDLWNHGNVQPFYYQVCWKCQRHLDYNSWKSYHSLSNGLEIAYYIEWKDPWEPFYIAPNHVPLYDERFKQYGFNRISQVCETHIAGYDFAVLNNAFLVHHGFKVKEGFHSSKDDENAHNRELFREFKRELKILKYPESTRRC
- the LOC141876126 gene encoding uncharacterized protein LOC141876126 → MKTERDMARVLDCSSFKIQHPSCSFPSGPDSPVYSNNSARMDYPSCSSSGRYSNPEKNKITPHQRSTPQKLRSHNEAGLAFKTPLQEISRHLTEALWPAETFHGRDYLAEVQGQLRKMYKQSSVSSHIQRMESNAGIASEFQKRCLKRKSVEENNTGSTKTATNEEKVQTAAEDLSDHLAGCKRQSTSNSHQIISSADSKHQDTFLQSIPFRDSRRGTLQSSEYFDLQIADEPFVLIALQCQLFKTLVRRQHTFAMKLLSFQATFPSTVTRHDKGKEMDFPSGREVQRCLFGQSEASLATTSGQARMFSHNSISPDILDFLDGVEHTQEHRRCITPDPRLVSPPKKPTLDSLTPEKKFYPHKLY